A window of the Anthonomus grandis grandis chromosome 9, icAntGran1.3, whole genome shotgun sequence genome harbors these coding sequences:
- the LOC126740742 gene encoding uncharacterized protein LOC126740742, protein MASSSSDDEFIALDSLVTKIITRKKVGVHSINRERVLYGEYHHLFKKLTDDPDRFFQYTRMNHETFKYILEKVKHLLTKNWCNLHSQPILPEERLVITLRYLATGSSFRMLSFSFRVGASTVGKIVTETVAALWKVLQPVHMPVPTKDDFQKISEDFNNIWNFPHCIGSIDGKHVRILCPRNSGSMFFNYKKYFSVVLQGVADANYKFIVIDVGGYGKQSDGGTFQSSELYKLLSNKQLDIPEPAYLPQTTLKAPFVLIGDEAYPLLPYLLKPFGGRDLNFEKECFNKRLSRARKTIECAFGIVSAK, encoded by the exons ATGGCATCTAGCTCATCTGACGATGAATTTATTGCGTTAGATAGCCTTGtaactaaaataattactagaaaaaaagttggtGTTCACTCTATAAATCGTGAGAGGGTACTTTATGGTGAATATCATCATTTGTTCAAGAAGTTGACAGATGACCCTGACCGCTTTTTTCAGTACACCAGAATGAACCATGAAACCTTCAAATATATTctagaaaaagttaaacatCTTCTAACTAAAAACTGGTGTAACCTTCACAGTCAGCCCATTTTACCAGAAGAAAGATTAGTCATTACCTTGAG GTATCTTGCTACAGGCTCATCTTTCAGAATGCTGTCATTTTCATTCAGGGTTGGAGCTTCTACTGTGGGAAAAATTGTAACAGAAACAGTTGCTGCATTGTGGAAAGTACTGCAACCAGTCCATATGCCTGTGCCCACGAAAGATGATTTTCAAAAGATATCTGaagattttaacaatatttggaattttccaCATTGCATCGGCAGTATTGATGGAAAACATGTACGCATTCTTTGCCCTAGAAATTCAGGgtcaatgttttttaattataaaaaatatttttctgtggtCCTACAAGGAGTAGCAGatgcaaattataaatttatagttaTAGATGTCGGTGGATACGGCAAACAAAGTGATGGTGGTACATTTCAATCTTCGGAACTGTATAAGTTGCTATCGAATAAACAACTGGATATTCCAGAACCAGCGTATCTGCCTCAAACTACCTTAAAAGCACCGTTTGTACTAATAGGTGACGAAGCATACCCCTTGCTTCCCTATCTTTTGAAACCATTTGGTGGAAgagatttaaattttgagaaagAGTGCTTTAATAAACGTTTATCTCGTGCAAGGAAAACTATTGAATGTGCCTTTGGTATCGTGAGTGCTAAATGA